Part of the Triticum urartu cultivar G1812 chromosome 2, Tu2.1, whole genome shotgun sequence genome, tccgggagacgagttcgctaacgaggagcccgttgagtttgctttcgaggatccagtcaactctgacagctttgtaggcaagatgatcataccctcaaaatcactactatctttgctatgctagtttgctcgctctttttctatgccaatgctacgatgcctaccatttgcttgccagcctcccaaattgccatgtcaaacctctaacccaccatgtcctagcaaaccgttgattggctatgttaccgctttgctcagcccctcttatagcgttgttagttgcaggtgaagattggaggccattccttgtttggaacatttatttacttgttgggatatcattatattgccatgttatcttaatgcatctatatacttggtaaagggtggaaggcttggcctctcgcctagtgttttgttccactcttgccgccctagtttccgtcatatcggtgttatgttcccggattttgcgttccttacgcggttgggttataatgggaaccccttgatagttcaccttgattaaagcttttccagaaatgcccaaccttggttttaccatttgccacctagccttttctttcccttgggttctgcagactcaaggatcatcttattttaaccccccccccgggcaagtgctcctctgagtgttggtccaaccgagcgatgtccgaggctaccaggggcaactctgggctggcctacccgacgtcttgctcatctgagtgtgccctgagaacgagatatgtgcagctcctatcgggatttgtcagcacattcggacggtgttgctggtcttgttttaacctgtcgaagtgtcttgaagaaccgagataccgagtctgatcggaacgtcttgggaggaggtctattccttcgttgaccgtgagagcttgtcatgggctaagttgggactcccctgcagggattgaactttcgaaagttgtgcccgcggttatgggcagatgggaatttgttgatgtccggttgtagataacttgaaccttaacttaattaaaatgaatcaactgagtgtgttaccgtgatggcctcttctcggcggggtccgggaagtggacacggtgttggagtaatgtttgcgcaggttgctctctagtttctcgctcgcgctttgcctcctcttctcgctcttttttgcgattaagttagccaccatatatgctagtcgcttgctgcagctccacttatatttaccttatCCTACCTAtttagcttaaatagtcttgatcgcgagggtgcgagattgctgagtccctgtgactcacagattactattacaccagatgcaggtccaggtgatacCGCTCCAGttgacgcgtttgagctcaagtgggagttcaacgaggactctcagcgttactatgtttcttttcctgatgatcagtagtggtgccctgttgggggtgatcgggaccatgtcgcatgttgggttatctttcattttggcgccatagtcgggccatgagtgtttggatgatgtatgttatttatgtacttgattgacgtggcgagtgtaagccaactatgttatcccttttcattatctatattacatgggatgtttgtgatgattacctgacttgcgacatatgccttcaatgcgattatgcctctaagtcatgcctcgacacgtgggagatatagtcgcatcgagggtgttacaaacTGCCCTATGGGTTGGGCCGGGCAGTACACCCACTATTGTTCTTGAAGCCATGACTTCACATGACTTGTGGATTTGGCATTGCTTCTTTGGATGGCCGAGGTCTCTCAATGATATAAATGTACTGCATAGGTCATATCTTTTTGCTCAGCTAGCTAGTGGAAAACTCGGTTTGCTTCTTTGGTGTGTTCCAAACTCGGTTTGCCATTGTTCGACGTCCTGCTTGCTTCTGGGATAAGAAACTCCTCTCAAATATCATGACTGCATGTGTAATTCTTCACAACATAATCATCGAGAATAAGAGGGATGTAAACTTAGATTTTTACTATGAAAATATTGGTAGTCGTGTCAAGCCTGCCAGGAATCCAGATCAGATCAATTCATTTTTTGAGACCAAACAGAAGATTGAGGACAATGCCACACACATGATCTCATTGAGTACTAGTGGCAAATGTATGAGAGATAGACTCCCATTTTATTCATTTGTATTCATTTGTGATTTGAACAATTATTTTAATTCCGGACCATTTGTTATTGTTTTAATTATTCAGATTTATATTGCTGTTGTATTGAGATTTTGTGTCTTTGGAGATGCAAACTTGGGCAGCCCGGTACATATTGGAGCACATGGATGACATGGGTCTCCCGATTGTGATCGCTCTGTGGCCGGTGACCAGGATAGCAAGCATACTTACTACTCCTATATACAGTACATACAAGTAAAGTAAAGAAAGTAGAAAAGGTAAATATCATCACATTGTGTTTACTTGGTTTGACCACCGTTGGAGTCTGACAAGTCAGAAGGGAGACTAGAGAGCAAGCCATCCGCGCGCGTGACTGAGCTCCCACTTTTCCAAACCATGGGGCAGCGGCACCACCACCGCACCGCTGCCCACCCTTAGGGACGCCGGCGCcttgctcctcctcctcctcagagCACCAAGCCGGCGCCGGCGTCTTCCCCTTGCTCCATTTCTTCTCCTCAAGTGGCCGACCCGCCGGCGTGTCCCCCCTGCACCCTCTGCTCTGCTCGCGTGCGGCACCAACACGACGCCggcgtcttcctcctccgcctcgcctaGGAAGGAGTCGCGCGCCTCTCTCCATCATGTCGTCACCTCTCTCCGTCGTCGCCGGATGCTTCTTGCTCCTCGCCGCATCCGCCATCCCCGGATGCGTATGCGTCAACGACGACTACAGCATGCAGACCATCGCGACGTCCCTCGGCGCGGACCGTGCTCTGGGGTGGGGCAACGACTCATCCCCGTGCACCCACGGCTGGACCGGAGTTGTGTGCAATGAGCGTGGGAGGGTGACGGCGATCCGCGCGCGCAACGCCAGCCTGAACGGCACGCTGCCGGGGGAGATTGCGTTGCCGTGGCTGAAGGAGCTGGACCTGCGGGACAACGCCATCACCGGCCAGCTCCCCAGCACCGTCTTCCTCCGGCTGGACAACAACAACTTCACGTCCGTGGCCGTTGGGTTCTTGGCCGGCGCGAGATCGCTGCAGGTAATGATCTACTGTACTTTGTTAGTTCGATATATAATTCAGTTAAGTTCATTCTCAGTTGCTCAATGTGCCAACTCTGTGCTTGACTTGAATGATGAATTAGCAGCTCACTTCAGTTCAGTTTAGGATTAGGAATAGCGCTCGAAAACGTTTCAGGCAGTTAGTCAATTTTGCTTCAGACGTATGCTTTTTCTGAAAGATAGCAGATTTGGGTGGATGAACACATGGTTAAGGAATCTTATGAGGTAGGAGTAGTGTTTTCTTTCTTTGTTTCTTTACATTGGGAGAGGTAAAGGGAGCAGAGGGAAAGGCAGCGGCTGGCACAATATACTGCTTGTAGATCATTGAGGAGTGCAACCCACCCAGTGTCACAATTCTGAACTCTGCAATCTTTCAGAATTTCTGGTGCAACTAATGCCCCTCTACTCATTTTCCTTTTATTCACTTTGTTCAACCGAGTAGAATTGCTTAGTCGGCTGTTGGCTTTATTAGTTGAAAATTTGCAAGTGGTTGCTTAATGAGTCTTCTTCACTTATTTAAAGGGACGCCAAAAGTCTGTGCCTTCTGGTCATTGCTGTTTCTAGATGTTTTACATCTTCAATTTACGAAGTTAATCTTGATAagtaactactccctccgttcctaaatataagtctttgtagagattccactatggaccatatatggatgtatgtagatgcattttagagtgtagattcacttattttgcttcgtatgtagtttataatgaaatctctacaaagacttatatttaggaacggaagGAGTAGGTTGCATGGTCTCAACGTTTTCTTAGCATGATCTGATCTCAGTTGACTTATCATCCTACCGTTTGTAAATAATAGGTTTTTTAAACTTGAAAGAGCACACACTTCAGTTATTTCACTTCCCATTGATAAACACCACACAGTAAGCCTGTGTCGATCTAACAAAAAAATCCGTTGGGAAATTTACATGATATTTTCTACAAAGATGCACTCGCATAGTAGTTGTGTTATGCCGTGCGAAAGAAGACACTGACAAAATTTGTAGAAGCAGTTATCTTTCTATTCCAATGTATGTGATACATCTTATGTATGAACCAAGTTTATATTTCAACTCTTTCATATATTTTTCATCATtattcaatatttgtctatcctTGATTTTCGCCTTCATTACCACTTTGAACATCACTTACTAGTCTAAACTGAAAGGAAAACCATGATGCAGGTTTTCACCATCAGCAACAACTCGCAGCTTGAGGGTTGGGATCTCCCAAACAATCCTCACACGATTGGCAACCTCCAAGACTACATCGCCAACAACGCTAGCATCACCGGGACGCTCTCGAGATTCCTCGGCTCCAGCACGTTCGCCGCCCTCGGCAGTCTCTCTTTGGGGAACAATCGGCTCACCGGCGAGGTTCCGACGACGTTCTCAAGCCGGACCCTCACCCACTTGGATCTGAGTGCTAACTTCCTCTCGGGGCCATTGAACTTCATTGCGAAACTTCCGGAACTCGAAGAACTTCGACTCGACCGGAACAGCTTCACCGGGCCGTTACCTGACTTCAGCGGACTATGGAGCCTCCAGGTGGTTACTCTTGCGCATAACAATCTCACTGGTGTTGTGCCAGCGACCCTAGTCCGACTCGAAGGTCTCTCTTCTGTCACACTAAGGAACAATCTATTCCAAGGGCCACTTCCAGTGTTCGCAGGATCGGTGCAGACTGATGTTGCTGAGGCGTCCCTCGATAGGAGTTTCTGTCGTCCACAGCCCGGGCCATGTGACAgccaaggttgtcagaatcgtgattttgaatcggatcggagctccgatgacaggatcgcaaatcgtagaatcttcactatcaggatcatagaaacgtagattctatgaactaaaatcgtagaatcatAGAGGTTAGTTTGGATCataaagtcgtagaatcgtataacagaatcgcgattctgacaacagCCGTGTCGAGTCCTTCATCACCATCGCCGGGGCACTTCACTACCCACAGATTCTTGCGATGAGCTGGAAGGGGAACCACCCCTGTGACGGGTGGCTCGGTGTCCACTGCGACAAGAGCGGCTCCATCACCGGTGTCAACCTTTGCCGCCTTGGGCTCAACGGCACTATCCACCCCGCTTTCGATGACTTCAAGTCTCTCGTGGCGCTTCTTCTTGCAGGCAACAACATCACCGGCGTTGTACCGCGTTCTATTGCGGGATTGCCGTCTCTCAGGGTCTTGGACGTCTCCCACAACTCTTTGGAGGGCACCATGCCACGATTCCGAAGCACCACGACGATCTGGGCTGAAGGCAACCCGAACCTCACCGTCTCAGGCACCTCCCAGGCGTGCATCTCGAGCTTCGTTGTGGCCGCCATGAGGGTCATTGTTGTTCTGTTTGTTTGATTAGATGGTCTTTGCGATGCTTAAGTACTTGCTTAATTAGCTGCTGTCTGTGATGATTATCTTAGGATCGGTACTCAGTGCTATGTTATCATTTATGCTTGTGCTGCAATTGAACTGAAAAGTAATGTCTCGGCCAGGGCCGTGAGAAGTTGAAAAAAATTGTTTGCTAGTATTTTCACATCtatgtttttttttttgaggaattTGGCAGTTTTGCTGCCAATATATTAAGTAGGAGAAAACAAATACAAATTCCTTGTTTTACAAGAGGTTGGGGTTAAGGTGTCCCACACCAAGCTAATACAGAACTAGTCAGGCTCAGGTTCTGGTGCTTTTTGAACATCGGCTATCCAGCAGAAGGAGAAAGTCGGTtgcaatatactccctccgtttttatttactctgcatattagagttgactgaagtcaaacttcgcaaagtttgaccaagtttatagaaaacaatatagacatttatcataataaatctatacgatgtgaaagtacatttaataataaatctaatgttgttgatttgttattgtatatcttaatatttttgtatataaacttggtcaaagtttgtaaagcttgactttgaccaaagctaatatgcgaactaaataaaaacggagggagtatctttcTTCAGTGGATAAAAGAGCAGCTTCATTTAAGAACTTGCGCTCGAGGACTCGCCTGTTACACTCTTTCCATAGATTCCATGCAGTGCAGATTGCAGTGGATACATGTTTCTTGGGCAAGTTGCAGGTGTGCTCGTTTGACCACTCCATGATGGACTCAGTTTCTTGGGCATGAGTGGCCAAAGCAGGGGTGTCACTCCAGTTCGCAACCTGCTGCCAAACTGTTCTAGCATAGGAGCATTTCAGAATAAGGTGCAAAGGGGATTCATCTTCTTGATCACATAGGTTGCATGCATCATTACAGGGAATGCCATGAATCTCCAGATTGTCATTTGTTTGGATTCTTCCCCGAAGCCACAGCCACATGAAGAAACGACACTTGGCAGGAACCGGGGCCTTCCAAAGCTTATCAAATGGTAAGTGGTAGAAGGAACAAAGAAACTGGCAGTGGTACGAGGATGCAGCCGTGTACACCTGGGAGGGGTTCCAGACCCAGCTAATGGTGTCCTCAGTATCTGGTTGGAATGATACCTGCTTCAGACGTAGCCAGACTTGTGTGAGTTGTCGAAGCTCAGAAATCACTGACATCCTTTGCAGCCCAAACATCCAACCATGATCTGTAAGTGTGTGTGCAACAGAAATGTTCTTGCACTTAGAGAGCTTGAAGATGTCAGGAGCAGAGTAGCGCAGAACCTGCCCATCAAGCCATTGATCACACCAGAAACTGGTGCGCTGACCATTGCCAACCGTGACATATCTGGAAGCCGAGAAGAGAGCCAGCCAAGTCATCTTTGTCGCATGCAGGGGATGGAGGAGCAAGACCAAAGGCTTATCCTTATCAGTCCAGTCAAACCACTTCCAGCACAGTCGCAGGGCACGTCAAAATCTTCTGAGACCGAGTACGCCAAAGCCACCCCGAGCTTTGGCAcgacacacagttttccaattcACAAGAGCCATGCCACCCGCAGCGTCAGGTTTGGAGCGCCACAGAAAATTCCTTCTCAGCTTATCTATTTGTTTGATGATTCAGTTATCCAGCTTGAAAAGGGAGATGAGGTATACGGGGATTGCCGAGAGTACCCAGTTTATCAGCTGAAGGCGAGCATCACTAGATAAAAGCTTACCACACCAACGTTGCAGCCTAGGTACCAGTTTAACAAGAGTTGGCTGGATGTCCGTTCTTGTGATGTTCCTGAAGTGGAGAGGCAAACCCAAGTATTTGCAAGGAAACTGACTGATGGGAACCGGGAAGTTCTGTAGCAGCTCTTGGAGCTTAATATCATCACAAGCAATATGAAGAAGAACACTTTTCTGAACATTGGCCTTGAGCCCAGAGGCAGAACCGAAGAGCAGCAGGATTTGTTTGGTAGTTTGAATGTCTGCTGCCGAAGGAGACATGAACAGAGCCGCGTCATCGGCGTATAGGCTGACCCTGAGCTGAGATGGTGGCAGTCGTAGAGTGCTTAGAGCCCCAACAGAGCAGACTTTGGCAAATAACATGTATGTTTTCCCTAGCAGTCTACAGGATAAAAAGGAAAGCCAAGTATCTTCAACAATCGTGCGAAGTTAGCATTGACTGCAAAACCTGCAAAATTATCATTCAACACTTATGTAGATGGTGGGCAAAACCCCCTTAACACTTTATGTAGAAACTATGCAGAGAGCTACAGAAAGCAATTTGCATGCAAAGTAAGAAAGCATCAATGGATTTGTTCTCTAACACAGTACCATTACCTAAGATCAGGAACATAACTGCAGATCTACCTCTATTCTAATGTGACAAAAGAAGCATCATGTCTCATGGGAGCAACCTATAAAGCAGTAAATAAGTTATGTTACAGTTAGATCGAATTATGTAGTACCGTTTTTCACTGGTAAAAGGGAACATATTAGTAGTTTGGAAAATATCAAGATGGAGGAGGATTACACTCATCTGAAAGGACATGCAAGTATAATTCACAACTATAGGCTGGGATCTTAACTAAATAGGCATGTGGGTACTTGCCGAACGAAACTGATAAACTGAACTAAAATATCATAGAAGACATAGCCAGGGATGGGGTGATCTTACACTGAAACATAGCACTAAAACATGTATCCATTTTGGCATCCAGCTACTTAGCACTATCTTCAAGCCATGTTCCGCATAATACATGGATGTGTATCTCCTCAGAATAATATCTGCGAAGCAAAGGTGCAAAGTACAATGCCGTTATACTAAAATACACAAATTGATCTCATGCTGAAAAGAAAGAAATGAAACACACAAAAAAGAAACTGATGTAAATGAATGTTGCACCCAAGAAAAAAGGAATTAATGGTACTGAACTTTTACTTGTTAATCAGCCTGTAGCATCTTCTAAAGAAATTTGGATTATCCTCGCCTCGAGCGTAATAAGCAAACCCTCTCTTTGTTACTAATTTCAGAAATGAGTGGAATCAACAATAATGGTGGGGATACTGGAATGTGGTAACTACAATGAAACTTGAGTTTCTTTCAGAAAAGACTAACTACAATGAAATTTGAGTTTCTTTCGGAAGGGAGTGGCGCGGGAGATAGTTTCACCTTTCTAACATACTTTCAGTTAAGTTTGGTACCCTCTGAACCCACCCAGAGCAAATAGCACTACAGAATATCCATGACATTAAAGTATCCAAACTGCTAAGAGTATGATGTGACGCTGTGGAGTCCATCTATTATTTGTACTACCAGAAATGCGTTAATTGGTCACATACACTAATTGTGTCACATGCTTTCTGGCAGCCTCTCTGAACAGCAATGACAACAATCCATGAAAAAGAGCACATCACCATTATGCAAACTGAATATTTTTTTTCCTTACCAGAAACTGTCTGTCTGTGCCTAGACTGCATGGCCCATCACCAATGCCGCAAGGGTTTGATGGGGATATGGGCAATCTTGGGTGCATTGGTTAACTTGATTAAGATCCTGCTTGACCAAGTGTGCCTTCTTGAGCTGTGAAACGAGCACAATATGAACTTCTCTACTGCTGATTTTTTAACTGAATTTCACATACCAAACATGGAGCAACTTGTGTCAACAGCACTGCCTACCTGACCACCTGACCACCACATAAAAAATCAGTAATTACATCACTTACCAGGCATTTCATCAGGACCAGCGCAGCAAGACTGCAGCTTGATGGAAAGGTGGTGGAGCACCGGAGGCAGATCCGCAGATGCGTGTCTTATCCCCATCAGAGGCAACAGGAAGGACATGCGGCGACACGCGGAGTGGACCTACGGTGGCGCTGCTCGGTGCCGGTCGAGGAGCAGCGGCCCGCGGCTCCTCCCGTCCCGTGGACCTGCAATGGGACGGAGAGGAAGATGAGCAGCGGCGAGGCAGGAAGAGGAGCTCGCTCGCCGTATCGCCGCCGCTGACCCTTTTTTTTTTTTTGATAACTCGCTGACCGTTTATTTGGTCGAGAGGAAAACTACTATGGGCCGCTCCTGATTtctgtggctgctacgggctgaatTTGGAGAGGAAGTGATCCAGGCTCTGGGCCCAATTTTAGTGGGAAGAGAGGCCCTAGAAAGCAGAATTAGTTTTTCTAGAAAAGAAAAGGAACCACAGCATCAACATTGAAATCATACGTCACTCCTCGGATTTTGCTTTTTGTAAATTTAGCCATGAATTTAGGAGCTCGAACTTCGAAGCTCACAACTTAGCGGAGTATACTTCATCTCTCGGGGATGGCCACCATGTGTGGTTGGGACACCATAGAGACCTTCCCTTCGTTCCTGTAAACATTGTGACGAATTAATAAAAGCTTCATAAGGTTGTCTAAAAAAAAAATTAGATTACATTCAGTCCAAGCTTGCTCATGAATAATGGAATTTCAACTTTGAAGCTCATAATCTCATCAAGCATGCGTCTTTGCTAGGTATAGGTCGGGCTCTACCTTATAGCCCAATTATTTTACCTGTAAACATTACTATTACCTAATAAAGTTTGGTGTCACAATTCCTGAAAAATGAAAAACAGAATTGGATTACAATCAGGACCAGAACATGAGAACCAATCTTTAATTGGATGGTTACTAGAGCAATGGTACCCTAATCCCACAAGGGATCAGACCACATATTTTTCACGCTTTGGTGTCTCCTAAAGGCAGAATATTCGTTTAGTGGGAGGCGACATTCCTGTCGATAGCGATGCACATGTGTGAA contains:
- the LOC125536687 gene encoding receptor protein kinase TMK1-like — translated: MSSPLSVVAGCFLLLAASAIPGCVCVNDDYSMQTIATSLGADRALGWGNDSSPCTHGWTGVVCNERGRVTAIRARNASLNGTLPGEIALPWLKELDLRDNAITGQLPSTVFLRLDNNNFTSVAVGFLAGARSLQVFTISNNSQLEGWDLPNNPHTIGNLQDYIANNASITGTLSRFLGSSTFAALGSLSLGNNRLTGEVPTTFSSRTLTHLDLSANFLSGPLNFIAKLPELEELRLDRNSFTGPLPDFSGLWSLQVVTLAHNNLTGVVPATLVRLEGLSSVTLRNNLFQGPLPVFAGSVQTDVAEASLDRSFCRPQPGPCDSQGCQNRDFESDRSSDDRIANRRIFTIRIIET